A portion of the Actomonas aquatica genome contains these proteins:
- a CDS encoding phage holin family protein, translating into METNHTSIPEENERTMGRALRNRWDLAAVEATEARQEARTAVFAALLFGAMVQTAMGALLLVLVASTWDTEWRVIAPAIAGGVVILFAIGLGWRVWNTLANWEPFAETRRQILQDLDALKDEMSQFRGSRSAGPSPASDATQASMESADL; encoded by the coding sequence ATGGAAACCAACCACACCTCGATCCCGGAAGAAAACGAACGCACGATGGGCCGGGCGTTGCGCAACCGTTGGGATTTGGCGGCGGTGGAAGCGACCGAAGCCCGGCAAGAAGCCCGCACGGCGGTGTTTGCGGCGCTGCTGTTTGGCGCTATGGTGCAAACCGCGATGGGGGCCTTGCTCCTGGTTCTGGTGGCGTCGACTTGGGACACCGAATGGCGCGTGATCGCGCCGGCCATTGCCGGTGGGGTGGTCATCCTTTTCGCAATCGGACTCGGCTGGCGTGTGTGGAATACTCTGGCGAATTGGGAACCGTTTGCCGAAACGCGGCGGCAGATCCTGCAGGATCTGGACGCGTTGAAGGATGAGATGAGCCAGTTTCGTGGCTCGCGGAGCGCGGGGCCGTCCCCTGCATCCGATGCGACTCAGGCCTCGATGGAAAGCGCCGATCTCTAG
- a CDS encoding DUF883 family protein, whose translation MKAKKPDIESATNELRSLMREAEVLLAEKGGEADEKASHLTDRLNELISVGRDRAEKVTQKAREATLKAKESAQEQLTQCDDYVRTHPYHAVGIAAGIGALIGVLASSSRKAA comes from the coding sequence ATGAAAGCTAAGAAACCTGATATCGAATCCGCCACCAACGAACTGCGTTCCCTCATGCGTGAAGCCGAAGTGCTGCTCGCCGAAAAGGGCGGCGAGGCCGACGAAAAGGCCAGCCACCTCACCGACCGTCTCAACGAATTGATTTCCGTCGGCCGCGACCGCGCCGAGAAGGTCACCCAGAAGGCGCGTGAGGCCACGCTCAAGGCCAAGGAAAGCGCGCAGGAACAGCTCACGCAGTGCGACGACTACGTGCGCACCCATCCTTATCATGCCGTCGGTATCGCAGCCGGCATCGGCGCGCTGATCGGTGTGCTCGCCAGCTCTTCCCGCAAAGCCGCCTGA
- a CDS encoding DUF3185 family protein, giving the protein MNKLFPLLILIVGLILVYFGLEASDSIGSAVSEVVNDAPSNKSIALTTLGAIAAVGGGIGLLRSGGRTNA; this is encoded by the coding sequence ATGAACAAACTCTTCCCGCTCCTCATTCTCATTGTCGGCCTGATCCTGGTCTACTTCGGCTTGGAGGCCTCCGACTCAATCGGCTCCGCGGTCTCGGAGGTCGTCAATGACGCGCCCTCCAACAAGAGCATCGCCCTCACCACGCTTGGCGCCATCGCCGCGGTGGGCGGAGGCATCGGCCTCCTGCGATCCGGCGGTCGCACCAACGCCTGA
- a CDS encoding paraquat-inducible protein A, giving the protein MAKGEELDRGLRWSVAVVLLVSFLCNLAVLFVPFMDLRRGVMTEPYSLFRSVQMFWSSGLYVLAILVVAFSVVFPFAKLAVLAAVTLAGKPDARLREWLHWAERLAKWSMLDVFLVCLILVLTSDQVFVGATPLMGIPLFITAILLSMAAGEVLSAALRPSRGENDRPPIPPRGSWLLCSGFALGATLSLPFLGVADWRLVDRDYSIVGLVPVLWTEGAWLAAVLAGLFLVGTPVAAWMLSFASWWRLRGGDDNDELNVWAAGLRRWSMLEVFGLALAVFALEGDHLMKTEMRWGALLLAVTMLLQRSFDFALTRRRLVDDED; this is encoded by the coding sequence ATGGCTAAGGGGGAGGAACTCGACCGCGGTCTGCGTTGGAGCGTCGCGGTGGTGTTGCTGGTGTCGTTTCTGTGCAACCTGGCGGTGCTCTTCGTGCCGTTCATGGACCTGCGCCGGGGCGTGATGACGGAGCCGTATTCGCTTTTCCGTTCGGTGCAGATGTTTTGGAGCAGCGGGCTCTACGTGCTCGCGATTCTGGTGGTCGCGTTCTCGGTCGTGTTTCCCTTTGCCAAACTGGCCGTGCTGGCGGCGGTAACGCTGGCGGGTAAGCCGGATGCGCGTCTGCGGGAGTGGCTGCACTGGGCGGAGCGTCTGGCCAAGTGGTCGATGCTGGATGTATTTTTGGTGTGCCTGATTCTGGTGCTGACTTCCGACCAAGTGTTTGTGGGGGCGACGCCGCTCATGGGTATTCCGCTCTTCATTACGGCGATACTTTTGAGCATGGCGGCGGGGGAGGTTTTGTCGGCCGCGTTGCGACCCAGCCGAGGCGAGAATGATCGTCCGCCGATTCCGCCGCGCGGGTCGTGGCTGTTGTGCTCCGGCTTCGCCTTGGGCGCCACGCTGAGCCTGCCGTTTCTGGGGGTGGCGGACTGGCGACTGGTGGATCGGGATTACAGCATCGTTGGTCTTGTGCCGGTATTGTGGACCGAAGGGGCCTGGCTGGCGGCGGTGCTCGCCGGACTGTTTTTGGTCGGCACTCCGGTGGCGGCCTGGATGTTGAGTTTTGCGTCGTGGTGGCGGTTGCGCGGAGGTGACGACAACGACGAGCTCAACGTGTGGGCGGCCGGGCTCCGGCGTTGGAGCATGTTGGAAGTGTTTGGCTTGGCCCTCGCAGTTTTCGCACTGGAGGGCGATCACCTGATGAAGACCGAGATGCGTTGGGGAGCGCTGCTGTTGGCGGTGACCATGCTCCTGCAACGCAGTTTTGATTTCGCGCTCACGCGTCGGCGCCTTGTCGACGACGAGGACTGA